The following coding sequences lie in one Rutidosis leptorrhynchoides isolate AG116_Rl617_1_P2 chromosome 6, CSIRO_AGI_Rlap_v1, whole genome shotgun sequence genomic window:
- the LOC139855113 gene encoding uncharacterized protein: MPIYFVSKALSGSELNYLPIEKLVYALVVTARRLRRYFQAHSITVLTDQLIRQLLYKPEISGRLTKWTIDLGEHEIVYCARSAIKGQVMANYLAETTADMQAICDPEQLPAPPLELWEPYTNGAASSEGAGAGLILTGPHQEEHTYALRFNFKVINNEAEYEALLVGMRIARELGIKKLQAYVDSQLVANQINGTFDTNDKSMISQIPRSQNKQTDVLSKLAALTFNHLEKKILVEQVFKKSIEPEITVAYVEEEEEATWMTDIIEFLRTGSLPEDEKEAMKIRVKALNYELRGEIPYQKSYLGASLRCVGPKEAAAIIDEVHKGSCGLHSGSRMVTERIKRLRYYWPQMYADTAERIRICQERQLHAPYDTPTAR; this comes from the exons ATGCCAATATACTTCGTCAGCAAAGCACTATCGGGAAGCGAGCTGAATTATCTCCCCATAGAAAAACTCGTATACGCGCTCGTCGTTACTGCTCGACGTTTGCGCAGGTACTTCCAAGCACATTCGATTACGGTACTCACTGATCAACTTATTCGACAGCTACTCTATAAACCCGAGATATCGGGTAGGCTGACCAAATGGACAATAGATCTAGGCGAGCACGAAATCGTGTACTGCGCTAGAAGCGCTATCAAGGGGCAGGTAATGGCTAATTATTTGGCCGAAACGACCGCTGATATGCAGGCAATATGTGACCCTGAGCAACTTCCCGCACCTCCTCTCGAACTGTGGGAGCCCTATACTAACGGCGCTGCAAGCTCTGAGGGCGCTGGCGCAGGGTTAATCCTCACAGGTCCGCATCAGGAAGAGCATACTTACGCACTGCGATTCAACTTTAAGGTGATAAACAACGAGGCAGAGTACGAGGCGCTATTAGTAGGGATGCGTATAGCTCGAGAGCTGGGAATAAAAAAGCTACAAGCCTATGTGGATTCACAATTGGTCGCTAATCAGATAAATGGCACGTTCGACACCAATGACAAATCCAT GATCAGTCAAATCCCCAGGAGTCAAAACAAACAAACGGATGTACTCAGTAAGCTAGCAGCTCTCACCTTCAACCATCTGGAAAAGAAAATATTAGTGGAGCAagttttcaagaaatccattgaacCGGAGATAACGGTTGCAtatgtagaagaagaagaagaagcaactTGGATGACAGACATTATAGAATTCCTGCGCACTGGATCCCTACCCGAGGATGAGAAGGAAGCAATGAAGATTAGAGTGAAAGCGCTAAATTATGAACTGAGAGGAGAAATCCCATATCAAAAATCTTATTTGGGCGCATCACTACGCTGCGTAGGACCTAAAGAAGCCGCTGCGATTATTGATGAGGTTCACAAGGGATCATGCGGGTTACATTCAGGATCAAGGATGGTTACTGAGAGGATCAAGCGACTACGGTACTATTGGCCCCAAATGTATGCTGATACGGCGGAACGGATAAGAATTTGCCAAGAACGCCAACTGCATGCACCCTATGATACGCCAACTGCACGCTGA